From Cannabis sativa cultivar Pink pepper isolate KNU-18-1 chromosome 8, ASM2916894v1, whole genome shotgun sequence, a single genomic window includes:
- the LOC115700362 gene encoding xyloglucan O-acetyltransferase 4-like isoform X1: protein MVRGKKMAFIGDSLARNHVESLLCLLSQEEIPLEIYKDSEDRFKKWYFTSHDFTLMIIWSKFLIEADEIMMNGTSSGTYNLHLDKVDNSWANILPKLNYAIISTGHWFFRIMYLHKNNNLIGCVYCNNKPNTTQHKSNFAIRMAFRTTFDFINSCKNCSLVTLMRTYSPSHFENGLWNTGGSCNRTSPSSEVKIDLDGFEWEIRKSQLEEMERAREIGVKKGNKCKFGVVDVTRAMKMRRDGHPGSHWDNKCVKIRPHCNLYYYSFTDEVKITNKSKQNTTDHQILGGFASSGSRTSC from the coding sequence GAGGAAATTCCTTTAGAAATTTATAAGGACTCTGAAGATCGATTCAAGAAATGGTACTTTACTAGTCATGATTTCACCCTTATGATTATATGGTCAAAATTTCTAATAGAAGCAGATGAGATAATGATGAATGGAACAAGTTCAGGCACATACAATCTTCATCTTGACAAGGTAGATAATAGTTGGGCTAATATTCTACCAAAGTTAAACTATGCCATAATCTCAACTGGACATTGGTTCTTTAGAATTATGTATCTTCACAAAAACAACAACTTGATAGGTTGTGTTTATTGCAACAACAAACCaaacacaacacaacacaagAGCAACTTTGCGATTCGAATGGCATTTCGAACCACATTCGATTTCATCAACTCTTGTAAGAATTGTAGTCTTGTAACTCTGATGAGGACATATTCACCATCTCATTTCGAGAATGGGTTATGGAACACTGGGGGTAGTTGTAACAGAACAAGTCCGTCGAGTGAAGTGAAGATCGATTTGGACGGATTTGAGTGGGAAATAAGGAAATCCCAATTGGAAGAGATGGAAAGAGCAAGAGAAATTGGAGTTAAGAAAGGAAATAAATGTAAGTTTGGAGTTGTGGATGTGACTAGAGCTATGAAGATGAGGAGAGATGGGCATCCAGGGTCTCATTGGGATAACAAATGTGTTAAAATTAGACCTCACTGTAACCTTTATTATTACAGTTTTACAGATGAAGtgaaaattacaaataaaagcAAACAGAATACAACAGACCATCAGATCCTAggtggcttcgcctctagtggatcaagaactagttgttag